A region from the Pseudomonas promysalinigenes genome encodes:
- a CDS encoding alpha/beta hydrolase family protein yields the protein MITLYRTTLAMCCLASLLPFGAVAGDAAKPETAAQAGAAPVTRPPLLERSQEDALALERQVPKAEQQTLQAGADNFLALWKPANDSDPKGAVIIVPGAGENADWPNAVGPLRRKFPDAGWHSLSVSLPDLLAEAPQARVDAKPASEPDNKPGESAPAKDTPADANANVAQATAADVDTAESTDAVQASDQNDAADAERIFARLDAAVAFAQQHNSRSIVLIGHGSGAYWAARYLSEKQPPQVHKLVMIAAQTPARVEHDLQSLTPTLKVPTADLYFATRTADRNAAALRLQASKRQKDSQYKQLSLIAMSANQEGEQEQVFRRVRGWLSPQQQ from the coding sequence ATGATCACACTTTATCGCACGACACTGGCAATGTGCTGCCTGGCCTCACTCCTGCCATTTGGCGCCGTGGCTGGCGATGCCGCCAAACCAGAAACCGCTGCCCAGGCCGGCGCTGCCCCCGTCACACGCCCACCCCTGCTCGAACGCAGCCAAGAAGATGCGCTGGCCCTGGAGAGGCAAGTACCCAAAGCCGAACAGCAGACCTTGCAAGCCGGGGCAGACAACTTTTTAGCGCTCTGGAAGCCGGCCAATGACAGCGACCCCAAGGGTGCCGTGATCATCGTGCCTGGCGCAGGTGAGAATGCCGACTGGCCCAACGCCGTCGGCCCGCTGCGGCGCAAGTTCCCTGATGCCGGCTGGCACAGCCTGAGCGTAAGCTTGCCCGATCTGCTGGCCGAGGCGCCGCAAGCGCGAGTCGATGCCAAACCAGCGTCAGAGCCTGACAACAAGCCCGGCGAAAGCGCGCCGGCCAAGGACACACCTGCCGACGCCAACGCCAACGTCGCGCAAGCCACCGCTGCCGATGTCGATACCGCAGAAAGCACCGACGCCGTACAAGCCAGCGACCAGAATGACGCAGCCGATGCCGAACGCATCTTCGCCCGCTTGGACGCAGCCGTGGCGTTTGCCCAGCAGCACAATTCGCGCAGCATCGTGCTGATCGGCCACGGCAGCGGTGCTTACTGGGCCGCGCGCTACCTGAGCGAAAAGCAACCGCCGCAAGTACACAAATTGGTGATGATCGCTGCACAAACGCCAGCACGGGTCGAACATGACCTGCAAAGCCTGACGCCGACCCTCAAAGTGCCCACCGCCGACCTTTATTTCGCCACCCGCACTGCCGACCGCAATGCCGCAGCGCTTCGCCTTCAGGCCAGTAAGCGGCAGAAGGACAGCCAGTACAAACAGCTGTCGCTGATTGCCATGTCGGCCAACCAGGAGGGTGAGCAGGAGCAGGTGTTCCGCCGCGTGAGGGGCTGGCTGAGCCCACAACAGCAGTGA
- a CDS encoding PAS domain-containing sensor histidine kinase translates to MKRLRRLLVIGVLCLPLIALALPPAAPTVVLEPAQLQWLDSHRSLRVGLVLQAPYAQFDHRLQQLYGANVELVAQLGQALGLDLTWRNFTDQASLEHALQAGEIDFAPGLMQTPASLRLWLFSDPYMRVPQLVVGPRTGAMAVELEKLDGQTRVAVRMPSALADYLRGNYSNLNLQGVPSEREALQLVVAGQAGYAVLDEAQLSRLSRESEFAELVVVGDIGLPQLLRVGSRRDWPVLADVLERGLQAIPAKSLEQMHQRWLQPKYPRLSESPGFWQNLALLFGLLLLCAVATVVWQRRQQRQLERGLLAARENLAERQGREQALRLSQFSIDQSTVGILWVNWDSHVRYANQAAENMLGYAEAQLLERPLIDFEPNLNMDRWLELWKGARAGADETRRFETHCRRADGSLLPVELSLSFLRFRDAEYLVVYLADVTERHRALAALRESEARLKGIAGNVPGLVFRLEPAPAQGEPEFPYISEGSEALVGYTPAQIQHPQMGLRNLVHPDDRADYHQVQDLAIAGDQDWSWQGRILTRHGEQRWADIKASARRLPNGRVAWDGIVWDITQGKRAELALASSQEQLRELSAHLESVREEEKARIAREVHDELGQMLTVLKLEVSMCELAFAELDPALHERLGSMKRLIGQLFQLVRDVATALRPPILDAGIASAIEWQARRFEARTHIPCLVQVPDNLPALSDAKATGLFRILQEALTNVMRHAKAHSVEIELIRENAQLRMTVSDDGSGFCCDQPRPASFGLVGMRERVLMLGGTMVLDSEPGEGTRLSVAIPLE, encoded by the coding sequence ATGAAGCGATTGCGTCGCCTGTTGGTTATCGGCGTGTTGTGCCTGCCCTTGATCGCTCTGGCACTGCCCCCAGCGGCGCCGACTGTGGTGCTGGAGCCTGCTCAGCTGCAATGGCTCGACAGCCATCGCAGCTTGCGGGTGGGCCTGGTATTGCAGGCGCCGTATGCGCAATTCGATCACCGTCTGCAGCAGCTTTACGGCGCCAACGTCGAGTTGGTTGCCCAACTGGGCCAGGCGCTAGGCCTGGACCTGACCTGGCGTAACTTTACTGACCAGGCCAGCCTTGAACATGCCCTGCAGGCCGGTGAAATCGACTTTGCGCCCGGCTTGATGCAAACACCGGCCAGCCTGCGCCTATGGCTGTTCAGTGACCCCTACATGCGGGTTCCACAGCTGGTGGTGGGGCCGCGCACCGGCGCGATGGCCGTGGAGCTGGAAAAACTCGACGGGCAAACCCGCGTTGCGGTACGCATGCCCAGTGCCCTGGCCGATTACCTGCGCGGCAACTACAGCAACCTAAACCTACAGGGCGTACCGAGTGAGCGCGAGGCTTTGCAACTGGTGGTCGCAGGCCAGGCCGGTTATGCGGTGCTCGATGAAGCCCAGTTGAGTCGGTTGTCTCGCGAAAGCGAGTTCGCCGAGTTGGTGGTGGTAGGTGATATCGGCTTGCCGCAGTTACTTCGGGTAGGCTCGCGGCGCGACTGGCCGGTGCTGGCCGATGTGCTTGAGCGGGGCTTACAGGCCATCCCGGCCAAGTCACTTGAGCAAATGCACCAGCGCTGGTTGCAGCCCAAGTACCCTCGTTTGAGCGAATCACCTGGGTTCTGGCAGAACCTGGCATTGCTGTTCGGCCTGTTGCTGCTATGCGCCGTGGCCACAGTGGTGTGGCAGCGCCGCCAGCAACGGCAACTGGAGCGCGGCTTGCTGGCGGCGCGGGAAAACCTGGCTGAACGTCAGGGGCGCGAGCAGGCGCTGCGCCTTAGCCAGTTCTCCATCGATCAAAGCACTGTAGGCATTCTTTGGGTCAACTGGGACAGCCACGTGCGCTATGCCAACCAGGCAGCCGAAAATATGCTCGGCTACGCCGAGGCCCAGTTGCTGGAGCGGCCACTGATAGATTTCGAGCCTAACCTGAACATGGACCGTTGGCTCGAGCTCTGGAAGGGCGCCCGTGCCGGCGCAGACGAAACACGGCGTTTCGAGACGCACTGCCGGCGGGCCGATGGCAGCCTGCTGCCGGTGGAGCTGTCGCTGAGCTTCCTGCGCTTTCGCGATGCCGAATACCTGGTGGTGTATCTGGCCGATGTGACTGAACGCCATCGCGCCCTGGCAGCGCTGCGTGAAAGTGAGGCGCGGCTTAAAGGCATCGCGGGCAACGTGCCAGGCCTGGTGTTCCGCCTTGAGCCGGCGCCAGCCCAAGGTGAGCCGGAATTTCCCTACATCAGCGAGGGCAGCGAGGCCCTGGTCGGCTACACCCCCGCGCAAATCCAGCACCCGCAGATGGGGCTGCGCAACCTGGTTCACCCTGACGACCGGGCCGATTACCACCAGGTTCAGGATCTGGCCATTGCCGGTGATCAGGACTGGTCGTGGCAGGGGCGTATCCTCACTCGCCATGGCGAGCAGCGCTGGGCCGACATCAAGGCCAGCGCCCGCCGTTTGCCCAACGGGCGGGTGGCGTGGGACGGCATCGTCTGGGACATCACCCAAGGCAAACGCGCCGAGCTGGCGCTGGCCAGCTCCCAGGAGCAGTTGCGCGAGTTGTCGGCGCACCTTGAGAGTGTGCGCGAAGAAGAGAAGGCGCGAATTGCCCGTGAGGTGCATGACGAGCTGGGGCAGATGCTGACAGTACTCAAACTGGAAGTGTCGATGTGCGAACTGGCCTTCGCCGAGCTCGACCCGGCGCTGCACGAGCGCTTGGGTAGTATGAAGCGCCTGATCGGGCAACTGTTCCAGTTGGTGCGCGATGTCGCCACCGCCCTGCGCCCGCCGATCCTCGACGCTGGTATCGCTTCGGCCATCGAATGGCAGGCGCGGCGCTTCGAGGCGCGTACGCACATACCCTGCCTGGTGCAGGTACCGGATAATCTGCCGGCATTGAGCGATGCCAAGGCCACGGGGTTGTTCCGCATTCTGCAGGAGGCGCTGACCAATGTGATGCGCCACGCCAAGGCGCATAGCGTGGAGATCGAGCTGATACGTGAGAATGCGCAACTGCGCATGACGGTCAGTGACGATGGCAGTGGGTTCTGTTGCGATCAGCCCAGGCCCGCATCGTTCGGCCTGGTCGGCATGCGAGAGCGTGTGTTGATGCTCGGTGGCACCATGGTGTTGGACAGTGAACCCGGCGAAGGCACCCGCCTGAGCGTGGCCATACCTTTGGAATAG
- a CDS encoding response regulator, with the protein MIRVLVAEDHTIVREGIKQLIGLAKDMQVVGEAGNGEQLLEALRHSPCEVVLLDISMPGVSGLEAIPRIRALHDAPAILMLSMHDEAQMAARALKAGAAGYATKDSDPALLLTAIRRVASGGRYIDPALADRMVFEVGLTETRPLHTLLSEREFSVFERLAHGANVNDIAQQLALSSKTISTHKARLMQKLKVNSLAELVKYAMEHKLV; encoded by the coding sequence GTGATTCGAGTGCTGGTGGCCGAGGACCACACCATTGTTCGTGAGGGCATCAAACAGCTGATCGGGCTGGCCAAGGACATGCAAGTGGTAGGGGAGGCGGGCAATGGTGAGCAGTTGCTCGAAGCCCTGCGCCACAGCCCCTGCGAAGTGGTACTGCTGGATATTTCCATGCCGGGGGTCAGCGGCCTGGAGGCGATCCCGCGCATCCGTGCCCTGCACGATGCCCCGGCGATTCTGATGTTGTCGATGCACGATGAAGCACAGATGGCAGCACGCGCGCTAAAGGCTGGCGCCGCCGGGTATGCGACCAAGGACAGTGACCCGGCCTTGTTGTTGACCGCGATCCGGCGGGTTGCCAGCGGTGGGCGCTACATCGACCCGGCGCTGGCCGATCGTATGGTCTTCGAAGTGGGGCTGACCGAAACCCGCCCGCTGCACACGCTGCTGTCGGAACGAGAGTTCTCGGTATTCGAGCGCCTGGCCCACGGCGCCAATGTCAACGACATCGCCCAGCAGTTGGCGCTGTCGAGCAAAACCATAAGCACCCATAAAGCCAGGTTGATGCAGAAGCTCAAGGTCAATTCGCTGGCGGAGCTGGTGAAGTACGCCATGGAGCACAAACTGGTCTGA
- a CDS encoding ABC transporter ATP-binding protein, whose product MSEANSNAATSETLVSFRGVQKSYDGESLIVKNLNLDIRKGEFLTLLGPSGSGKTTSLMMLAGFETPTAGEIQLAGRSINNVPPHKRDIGMVFQNYALFPHMTVAENLAFPLTVRGLSKTDISERVKRVLNMVQLDAFAKRYPGQLSGGQQQRVALARALVFEPQLVLMDEPLGALDKQLREHMQMEIKHIHQRLGVTVVYVTHDQGEALTMSDRVAVFHQGEIQQIADPRTLYEQPSNTFVANFIGENNRINGTLVSLDGNRCQVQLARGEKVEALAVNVGQAGEPVTLSIRPERVRLNGHSENCVNRFSGRVAEFIYLGDHVRVRLEVCGKADFFVKQPIAELDPALAVGDVVPLGWEVEHARALDPIAEAH is encoded by the coding sequence ATGAGCGAGGCGAACTCGAACGCTGCTACCAGCGAGACGCTGGTCAGTTTCCGTGGTGTGCAAAAGAGCTACGACGGCGAATCGCTGATCGTCAAAAACCTCAACCTGGACATTCGTAAAGGTGAGTTCCTCACCCTGCTTGGCCCTTCCGGCTCGGGCAAGACCACCAGCCTTATGATGCTGGCCGGCTTCGAAACCCCCACCGCCGGTGAAATTCAGTTGGCCGGGCGGTCAATCAACAATGTGCCACCGCACAAGCGCGACATCGGCATGGTGTTCCAGAACTACGCACTGTTCCCGCACATGACCGTGGCTGAGAACTTGGCGTTTCCACTGACCGTGCGCGGCCTGAGCAAAACCGATATCAGCGAGCGGGTCAAACGTGTGCTGAACATGGTGCAGCTCGATGCATTCGCCAAGCGCTACCCCGGCCAGCTGTCGGGCGGCCAGCAGCAGCGCGTCGCGCTGGCGCGGGCATTGGTGTTCGAGCCTCAGCTGGTGCTGATGGACGAGCCGCTGGGTGCCCTGGACAAACAGCTGCGTGAACACATGCAGATGGAGATCAAGCACATTCATCAGCGCCTGGGCGTGACCGTGGTCTATGTGACCCACGATCAGGGTGAAGCACTGACCATGTCCGACCGTGTGGCGGTGTTCCACCAGGGCGAGATCCAGCAGATCGCTGACCCCCGCACACTGTATGAGCAACCCAGCAACACCTTCGTTGCCAACTTCATCGGCGAAAACAACCGCATCAACGGCACCCTGGTGTCCCTGGACGGTAACCGCTGCCAGGTGCAACTGGCCCGTGGTGAGAAGGTCGAGGCACTGGCAGTGAACGTGGGCCAGGCCGGTGAGCCAGTGACCCTGTCCATTCGTCCCGAGCGGGTGCGTCTCAACGGGCACAGCGAAAACTGCGTCAACCGCTTCTCCGGCCGGGTGGCTGAGTTCATTTACCTGGGCGACCACGTGCGGGTGCGCCTAGAGGTCTGTGGCAAAGCTGACTTCTTCGTCAAGCAGCCAATCGCCGAACTCGACCCGGCGCTGGCCGTGGGCGATGTGGTACCGCTGGGCTGGGAGGTGGAGCACGCCCGCGCGCTCGATCCGATTGCCGAAGCCCACTGA
- a CDS encoding ABC transporter substrate-binding protein, with the protein MRKQLKLTALALGLCAAGQSMAADLTVVSFGGANKAAQVKAFYEQWEKAGKGKIVAGEYNGEMAKVKAMVDTNSVSWNLVEVESPELARGCDEGMFEELDPALFGNESDYVKGAIQPCGVGFFVWSTVLAYNADKLKTAPTSWADFWDTKKFPGKRGLRKGAKYTLEFALMADGVAPKDVYQVLGTKQGVDRAFKKLDELKPSIQWWEAGAQPPQYLASGDVVMSSAYNGRIAAVQKESNLKVVWNGGIYDFDAWAIPKGAKNADEAKKFIAYTLQPEQQKIYSENIAYGPANSKAVPLLADAVKKDMPTTPENIANQVQIDVAFWADNSEQLEQRFNAWAAKK; encoded by the coding sequence ATGCGCAAGCAGTTGAAACTGACCGCCCTGGCCCTTGGCCTGTGCGCCGCTGGCCAAAGCATGGCGGCGGATCTGACCGTGGTTTCCTTCGGCGGTGCCAACAAGGCGGCCCAGGTCAAGGCGTTCTACGAGCAATGGGAGAAGGCCGGCAAGGGCAAGATCGTTGCGGGCGAGTACAACGGTGAAATGGCCAAGGTCAAAGCCATGGTCGATACCAACAGTGTGTCGTGGAACCTGGTGGAGGTAGAGTCGCCGGAGTTGGCCCGCGGCTGCGATGAAGGCATGTTCGAAGAGCTCGACCCTGCGCTGTTCGGCAACGAGTCCGACTATGTGAAGGGCGCAATCCAGCCATGCGGCGTGGGCTTCTTCGTCTGGTCGACGGTGCTGGCTTATAACGCCGACAAACTCAAGACCGCACCTACCAGCTGGGCAGACTTCTGGGACACCAAGAAATTCCCGGGTAAGCGTGGCCTGCGCAAAGGGGCCAAGTACACCCTCGAGTTCGCCCTTATGGCAGACGGCGTTGCGCCCAAAGACGTGTACCAGGTGCTGGGCACCAAACAAGGTGTGGACCGCGCCTTCAAGAAACTCGACGAACTCAAACCAAGCATTCAATGGTGGGAAGCCGGTGCCCAGCCACCGCAGTACCTTGCCTCCGGTGACGTGGTCATGAGTTCGGCTTACAACGGCCGCATCGCTGCGGTGCAGAAAGAAAGCAACCTCAAGGTGGTGTGGAACGGTGGCATCTACGACTTCGACGCCTGGGCGATCCCCAAAGGCGCCAAGAATGCCGACGAAGCGAAGAAGTTCATCGCCTACACCTTGCAGCCTGAGCAGCAGAAGATCTACTCCGAGAACATCGCCTACGGCCCGGCCAACTCCAAAGCCGTACCACTGCTGGCCGATGCGGTGAAGAAGGATATGCCGACCACGCCTGAGAACATTGCCAACCAGGTGCAGATCGACGTGGCCTTCTGGGCTGACAACAGCGAGCAGCTGGAGCAACGCTTCAACGCCTGGGCGGCTAAGAAGTAA
- a CDS encoding ABC transporter permease: MAIAVPLNEGAGPNLKQRLKRAERVNRWKAQALIAPLALFLLLVFLVPIAALLYKSVGNPEVVGGLPRTVELISQWDGKSLPGEDVYKALSQDLAESRKNQTLGDLSKRLNMELAGYRSLLAKTARAMPFKAEPASYKDALQALDERWGDPAYWQAIRRNTSSVTPFYLLASVDHRIDDLGELAKTTPDQAIYLDIFARTLWMGVVITAICLVLAYPLAYLLANLPTRQSNLLMILVLLPFWTSILVRVAAWIVLLQSGGLINSALMAIGIIDQPLELVFNRTGVYISMVHILLPFMILPLYSVMKGISPSYMRAAISLGCHPFASFWRVYFPQTYAGVGAGCLLVFILAIGYYITPALLGSPNDQMVSYFVAFYTNTSINWGMATALGGLLLLATVLLYLIYSWLVGASRLRLS; encoded by the coding sequence ATGGCCATTGCAGTGCCCCTCAACGAAGGCGCAGGTCCAAATCTTAAACAGCGCCTCAAACGTGCCGAGCGGGTCAACCGCTGGAAAGCGCAGGCGTTGATCGCGCCGCTGGCGCTGTTTCTTCTGTTGGTGTTTCTGGTGCCGATCGCGGCGCTGCTGTACAAGAGCGTCGGCAACCCGGAGGTAGTCGGCGGCTTGCCGCGCACCGTCGAGTTGATCAGCCAGTGGGACGGCAAGAGCCTGCCAGGCGAAGACGTCTACAAGGCGCTGAGCCAGGACCTGGCCGAATCGCGCAAGAACCAAACGTTGGGCGACCTTTCCAAACGCCTGAACATGGAGTTGGCCGGTTACCGCAGCCTGCTGGCCAAAACTGCACGGGCAATGCCGTTTAAGGCCGAGCCTGCTTCTTATAAGGATGCCCTGCAGGCGCTGGACGAGCGCTGGGGCGATCCTGCTTACTGGCAGGCGATCCGCCGCAACACCAGCTCGGTGACGCCGTTCTACCTGCTGGCCTCGGTGGACCACCGCATCGATGATCTCGGCGAGCTGGCCAAGACCACGCCGGACCAAGCGATCTACCTGGACATCTTCGCCCGCACCCTGTGGATGGGTGTGGTGATCACCGCCATCTGCCTGGTGCTGGCCTACCCGCTGGCCTACCTGCTGGCCAACCTGCCGACGCGGCAAAGCAACCTGCTGATGATTCTGGTGCTGCTACCGTTCTGGACTTCGATCCTCGTGCGAGTGGCCGCGTGGATCGTGTTGCTGCAGTCCGGAGGCCTGATCAACAGTGCTCTGATGGCGATCGGCATCATCGACCAACCGCTGGAACTGGTGTTCAACCGCACCGGGGTCTACATCTCGATGGTGCACATCCTGCTGCCGTTCATGATCCTGCCGCTGTACAGCGTCATGAAGGGGATCTCGCCCAGCTACATGCGCGCGGCGATTTCCCTTGGCTGCCACCCGTTTGCGAGCTTCTGGCGGGTGTATTTCCCGCAGACATACGCGGGGGTGGGCGCCGGTTGCCTGTTGGTGTTCATTCTGGCCATCGGCTATTACATCACCCCGGCCCTGCTCGGCAGCCCCAACGACCAGATGGTCAGTTACTTCGTCGCCTTCTACACCAACACCAGCATCAACTGGGGCATGGCTACGGCGCTAGGCGGGCTGTTGCTGCTGGCGACCGTGCTGCTGTACCTGATCTATAGCTGGCTGGTCGGCGCCAGCCGCCTGCGCCTGAGCTGA
- a CDS encoding ABC transporter permease: MLSPYMSPVERVWFYTLRILCGLILLFLVLPVLVIVPLSFNSGSFLVYPLQGFSLQWYHDFFASAEWMRALKNSIIVAPAATVLAMVFGTLASIGLTRGDFPGKSLVMALVISPMVVPVVIIGVASYLFFAPLGLGNSFTSLILVHAVLGVPFVIITVSATLQGFNYNLVRAAASLGASPLLTFRRVTLPLIAPGVISGALFAFATSFDEVVVTLFLAGPEQATLPRQMFSGIRENLSPTIAAAATLLIAFSVVLLLTLEWLRGRSEKLRTQQPA, translated from the coding sequence ATGCTGAGCCCCTACATGTCGCCCGTCGAACGGGTTTGGTTCTACACCCTGCGCATCCTTTGCGGCTTGATACTGCTTTTCCTGGTGCTGCCGGTGCTGGTGATCGTGCCGCTTTCGTTCAACAGCGGCAGCTTTCTGGTGTATCCGCTGCAGGGCTTTTCGCTGCAGTGGTATCACGACTTCTTCGCCTCGGCCGAGTGGATGCGTGCGCTGAAGAACAGCATCATCGTCGCGCCAGCGGCCACCGTACTAGCGATGGTGTTCGGCACCCTGGCCTCGATTGGTCTGACCCGTGGCGATTTCCCGGGCAAGTCGCTGGTGATGGCGCTGGTTATTTCGCCCATGGTGGTGCCGGTGGTAATCATCGGTGTGGCCAGTTATCTGTTCTTTGCGCCGCTGGGCCTGGGCAACAGCTTTACCTCGTTGATTCTGGTGCATGCGGTGTTGGGCGTACCTTTCGTCATCATCACCGTGTCGGCTACCTTGCAGGGCTTCAACTACAACTTGGTACGCGCTGCGGCCAGCCTGGGTGCTTCGCCGCTGTTGACCTTCCGTCGGGTGACCTTGCCGCTGATTGCCCCGGGTGTGATTTCAGGCGCGCTGTTCGCCTTCGCCACTTCCTTCGATGAAGTGGTGGTGACGCTGTTCCTCGCCGGGCCTGAACAGGCGACTCTGCCACGGCAAATGTTCAGTGGCATTCGCGAAAATCTCAGCCCGACCATTGCAGCGGCGGCGACCCTGCTGATCGCCTTCTCGGTGGTGCTGTTGCTGACGCTGGAGTGGCTGCGCGGGCGCAGCGAGAAGCTCAGGACCCAGCAGCCTGCCTGA
- the rpe gene encoding ribulose-phosphate 3-epimerase has translation MQPYAIAPSILSADFARLGEDVDKVLAAGADIVHFDVMDNHYVPNLTIGPMVCSALRKYGVTAPIDVHLMVSPVDRIIGDFIEAGATYITFHPEASQHIDRSLQLIKDGGCKAGLVFNPATSLDALKYVMDKVDMVLLMSVNPGFGGQKFIPGTLDKLREARALIDASGRDIRLEIDGGVNVNNIREIAAAGADTFVAGSAIFNAPDYQEVIAKMRAELAQARP, from the coding sequence ATGCAGCCCTACGCTATTGCCCCCTCCATACTCTCTGCCGATTTCGCCCGTCTTGGCGAGGACGTCGACAAGGTATTGGCTGCGGGTGCCGACATCGTTCACTTCGATGTCATGGACAACCATTACGTCCCCAACCTGACCATCGGCCCGATGGTGTGCTCCGCGCTGCGCAAATACGGCGTGACCGCACCGATCGACGTACACCTGATGGTAAGCCCGGTCGACCGTATCATCGGCGACTTCATCGAAGCCGGTGCCACCTACATTACCTTCCATCCGGAAGCCTCGCAGCACATCGACCGCTCGCTGCAGTTGATCAAGGATGGCGGATGCAAGGCCGGCCTGGTGTTCAACCCGGCCACCAGCCTGGATGCCTTGAAGTACGTGATGGACAAGGTCGACATGGTACTGCTGATGAGCGTGAACCCAGGCTTTGGCGGGCAGAAGTTCATCCCAGGCACCCTCGACAAGCTGCGCGAAGCCCGCGCCTTGATCGACGCCAGTGGCCGCGACATCCGCCTGGAAATCGACGGTGGCGTCAACGTCAACAACATCCGTGAAATCGCTGCCGCTGGCGCGGATACCTTCGTGGCGGGCTCGGCGATCTTCAACGCGCCGGACTACCAGGAAGTCATCGCCAAGATGCGCGCCGAACTGGCTCAGGCCCGCCCATGA
- a CDS encoding phosphoglycolate phosphatase: protein MSGFEQLFPGALPRLVMFDLDGTLIDSVPDLAAAVDRMLLELGRPPAGLEAVRHWVGNGAQVLVRRALAGGIEHDTVDDALAEKGLALFMEAYAQSHELTVLYPGVKDTLRWLHKHGVEMALITNKPERFVAPLLDQMKIGRYFRWIIGGDTLPQKKPDPAALLFVMQMAGVSPQQSLFVGDSRSDVQAAKAAGVQSVGLTYGYNHGRPITEESPSLVVDDLRALLPGCADPATGITLADLQASQDRESPVAVTGKFWMKVIKALARWRWRA from the coding sequence ATGAGCGGCTTCGAGCAGCTGTTCCCGGGGGCGCTGCCCAGGCTGGTGATGTTTGATCTGGACGGCACCCTGATCGACTCGGTACCTGACCTGGCCGCTGCCGTGGACCGCATGCTGCTCGAACTTGGGCGCCCACCGGCAGGCCTGGAGGCAGTACGCCACTGGGTCGGCAATGGCGCCCAGGTGCTGGTGCGCCGTGCCCTGGCAGGCGGCATCGAGCACGATACCGTGGATGATGCTTTGGCCGAAAAAGGCCTGGCGTTGTTCATGGAGGCCTATGCCCAAAGCCATGAGCTCACCGTGCTTTATCCGGGTGTGAAGGATACTTTGCGCTGGCTGCACAAGCATGGCGTCGAGATGGCGCTGATTACCAATAAGCCGGAGCGATTCGTCGCGCCGTTGCTCGACCAGATGAAAATCGGCCGGTATTTCCGCTGGATCATTGGCGGCGATACGCTGCCGCAGAAGAAGCCCGACCCGGCGGCGCTGCTGTTCGTCATGCAAATGGCCGGCGTCAGCCCCCAGCAGTCGTTGTTCGTCGGTGACTCGCGCAGCGATGTGCAGGCGGCCAAGGCGGCAGGCGTGCAATCGGTGGGCCTGACCTACGGCTACAACCACGGCCGGCCGATCACCGAAGAATCCCCCAGCCTGGTAGTCGACGACCTTCGCGCATTGCTGCCCGGTTGCGCTGACCCGGCCACTGGGATAACGTTGGCGGACCTTCAAGCCTCCCAAGACAGAGAGTCCCCCGTGGCGGTCACTGGCAAATTCTGGATGAAAGTCATCAAGGCCCTGGCCCGTTGGCGCTGGCGCGCCTGA